Below is a window of Leucobacter chromiiresistens DNA.
CGGGCTCACCCCCAACCGTCGCCCGATCCAGTTCGCCGGCACCGCCGTCACCGTGCGCCTCCCCCACATGGACTCCAGCGCCCTCCACGTCGCCGCCGACCACCTCCGCCCCGGCGACGTGCTCGTCGTCGAGCAGTCGGGCGACGAGCGCTCCAGCTTCGGCGGCATGGTCGCCTTCACCTCGAAGACCCGCGGAGCGGAGGGCGTCGTGCTCTCCGGAGCCATGAACGACTTCGACGAGGTGCTCGAACTCGGGCTGCCCGTGTACTCGCGCGGCGTCTCCGCGCGCACCACGCGGATCCTCGGCATCGAAGGGGCCATCAACGTTCCCATCACGGTCGGCGGAGTCGTCGTCACCCCCGGCGACGCGGTGTTCGCCGACTCCGACGGCATCGCGGTGCTCACCGAGGATGAGATCGATGACATCGTCGCAGATCTGCGCAGCAAGGAGAACGCCGAGCCCGCGAAGAAGGCCGAGATCTCCGCGGGCCTGAAGCTCTCCGAGTGGAGCGGCGCCGCCCAGTACTTCGAGACCAGCGGGGCTGCACGATGAGCGAGTTCCGCCTCACCGTCGCCCAGTTCTCCGCCACCCTCGACGTCGCCCGCAACCGCGAACTCTCGGTCTCGCTGATCGCGCAGGCGGCGCCCAGCTCCGACCTCGTCGTGATCCCCGAGAACGCCATGTACTCCGATCCCGCCAAGGAGCAGCCCGACTCCGGGTACTCCGAAGCCCTCGACGGCGACTTCGTCACCGCGCTGCGCGAAGCCGCCGAGCGCGGCGGCACCCACGTCGTCGCCGGATTCACCGAGACGAACCCCGGCGGGCACCCCTACAACACGCTCGTGCACATCGCCCCTACGGGCGAACTCGACGGCATCTACCGCAAGATCCACCTCTACGACGCCTTCGGATACCGGGAATCCGACTCGGTGACGGCGGCGAGCGCCGACACCCCGCTCACCTTCGCGGTGAACGGCATCACCGTCGGCGCCGCGACCTGCTACGACCTGCGCTTCCCCGAGATGGCGCGCTGGCTCGTCGACCACGGCGCCGACGTGCTCGTCTACCCCGCCGCGTGGGCCGTCGGGCCGATGAAGGAGCTGCACTGGGAGTCGCTGCTGCGCGCCCGCGCCATCGAGAACACGACGTACGTCGCCGCCGCCGGCCAGACCGGTCCGCACTGCACCGGCCAGAGCCAGATCATCGACCCGCTCGGCATCATGCGCGCCTCGGCCGGCGAGGAGGCCGATGCGTTCGCCACCGCGGTCATCAGCTCCGACCGCGTCGCACAGGTGCGCAGCACCAACCCGTGCCTCGAGAACCGCCGCTTCGTCGTCGGCCCGCAGGCCTGAGCTACGATCTACGCATGCAGCTCATCCCGGATGTATCGCACGCCCGGTTCGGCGGCTGGTCGGTCAAGGCGCCGCTGCCGCCGGGCGTGCGGCCGCCCGGCGTCAAAGCTGCGGACTACGCCTACGGATACCTGAAGAACCTCATCATCACGCTCGAGCTCGCGCCGCAGACCGTCATCACGGAGAACGAGATCGCGCTGGCCACGGGAGTCTCCCGCACCCCGGTGCGGGAGGCCTTCTCCCGCCTCCAATCCGAGCAGCTCCTCACCCTCATCCCGCATCGCGGGGCGCTCGTGCCCGAGATCACGCTGCGGGCGATCCAGGAACAGGCGGTCACCCGCGTCGTGCTCGAGGGGCACGGGGTGAAGTGGGTGTGCGAGCATCGCGTGCCCATCGCCGAGCGCCTGTTCCACCTCATCGACGAGCAGCGCACGATCCTCGAGGACGACCCCGAGCGCGTCGTCGACATGGTGGTCACCGACAAGGAGTTCCACTGGACCCTCGTGCAGGCGACGGGCAACACGGAGTTCGCGCAGCTCTACAACTCCATCCACGATCGCCAGGTGAGGATCGGCATCGCCATGTTCCAGGCGGTGCCCTCACGGCGGTGCTCGGCCGTCGACCAGCATCTCGAGATCGCCCAGGCGATCGAGCAGTTCGACCTCGAGACCGCGACCTCGCTGCTGGAGTCGCACCTCGTCGGCAGCCTCGACGAGGTGTCGGGCATCTTCCGCAACTAGGGCGCGGGGCGGTGCGCCGCACGCGGGGCGGTGGCGGGCGGCCCGCCCGCCGCGGCCCGCCCGCCGCCTTTCCCCGCGAGACTGAGGGTTTGCGCCGAGAGCGAGGGGAACATCGCCCGTGAAACGCACCGTCTCGCGCGAAACCCTCGGTCTCGCGCGGATGAGGCGCGGGGCGGGGCGGCGCACGGCGGCGATGCGGCGCGGCGCCCGGGGCGCGGGGCGGCGCCTCAGCGCGGGCGGAGCAGCGAGTGCTGCTGCACCCAGCTGTACATCGACACCGCCGCCGCGGCCGAGAACGAACGACGCGTCGCGCACCCAGCGCTGCTCCCGCGTATCCGTGAACGTCACCGACCGCACCTGGTACTTGATCGAGTGCATGATGGGCCGCAGGCACTCGTCCACCGTGTTCGGCACCTCCGTGGCGAACTTCCAGGGGAACGCGTCGTTCGCGCTGTCGAACTCGACGTAGTACCGACCAGGGGGCAGCATCACGAGACGAATCGGCTTGTCGACCAGGGCGCTGTGCATCTTCACCATGACGGAGACGTCGCGGAAGGCCGATCCGGAACTGTTGTCGAGCACCACACCGTACTTCCGCTTCTGCCCATCCGGATCCGTCACGATCCACGCGGTCAGGCGATTCGCCTGTTCCCGGGCTTCGCGTTCGGTCTCGGTGCGCTGACGCGCGCGGTCGAGATTGTAGGATCCTGCCGCGAACACGACTGCCGCCGCGGTCACCCAGGTGGGGATATCGCCCATCCATACCGGCCAGTTCATCTCACTCATCGCCTTCCCTCCGTCGCCGACACTGCGGCGTGCCTGTTCGGTGTCGCGAAGCGTGCGGTCTGCGGCGGGGTGGGATCGTTCGCCTCTGCGCCGGGTGCACACTTGCAGTCCCCACACTGCCCCTCGCCAACTGCTCGAACTGCGGAATCGCGATGGTTCAGTTGCGGTACGACGCGATTTGAGTAGTGAGCTCACCGTTTTACGCGGATTCGGGGTCCGCTTCCGCATGATCCGGGCCGGTCTGCAGTATGAGTCTGCCTCCGTCGATCCGCCCCTCACTGCCCCCTCCTCTGCGCGTCGCGGGCTCACACGCGCGAGACTGAGGGTTTGCGCCGAGAGCGAGGGGAACATCGCCCGTGAAACGCACCGTCTCGCGCGAAACCCTCGGTCTCGCGCGGATGAGGCGCGGGGCGGGGCGGCGCACGGCGGCGATGCGGCGCGGCGCCCGGGGCGCGGGGCGGCGCCTCAGCGCGGGCGGAGCAGCGAGTGCTGCTGCACCCAGCTGTACATCGACACCGCCGCCGCGGCCGACGCGTTGATCGATCGCGTCGATCCGTACTGCGTG
It encodes the following:
- a CDS encoding RraA family protein, which encodes MPQQISEERRRALLTVQTSTLGHLRDFGFIRGLTPNRRPIQFAGTAVTVRLPHMDSSALHVAADHLRPGDVLVVEQSGDERSSFGGMVAFTSKTRGAEGVVLSGAMNDFDEVLELGLPVYSRGVSARTTRILGIEGAINVPITVGGVVVTPGDAVFADSDGIAVLTEDEIDDIVADLRSKENAEPAKKAEISAGLKLSEWSGAAQYFETSGAAR
- a CDS encoding carbon-nitrogen hydrolase family protein; amino-acid sequence: MSEFRLTVAQFSATLDVARNRELSVSLIAQAAPSSDLVVIPENAMYSDPAKEQPDSGYSEALDGDFVTALREAAERGGTHVVAGFTETNPGGHPYNTLVHIAPTGELDGIYRKIHLYDAFGYRESDSVTAASADTPLTFAVNGITVGAATCYDLRFPEMARWLVDHGADVLVYPAAWAVGPMKELHWESLLRARAIENTTYVAAAGQTGPHCTGQSQIIDPLGIMRASAGEEADAFATAVISSDRVAQVRSTNPCLENRRFVVGPQA
- a CDS encoding GntR family transcriptional regulator, giving the protein MQLIPDVSHARFGGWSVKAPLPPGVRPPGVKAADYAYGYLKNLIITLELAPQTVITENEIALATGVSRTPVREAFSRLQSEQLLTLIPHRGALVPEITLRAIQEQAVTRVVLEGHGVKWVCEHRVPIAERLFHLIDEQRTILEDDPERVVDMVVTDKEFHWTLVQATGNTEFAQLYNSIHDRQVRIGIAMFQAVPSRRCSAVDQHLEIAQAIEQFDLETATSLLESHLVGSLDEVSGIFRN